A window of Synchiropus splendidus isolate RoL2022-P1 chromosome 9, RoL_Sspl_1.0, whole genome shotgun sequence contains these coding sequences:
- the LOC128764548 gene encoding protein FAM53B-like: MVIIFSKTLEKKKGVNNVRASHVESRLRELHTMSRGTTLFSCGTGEADRWLNLGRSCGRQQNVPCQSGSSLDRLWDVTPELRSPHWSKDPGSATTITSLIRDLDLSDGNNPHAISSAADLTATAASLAPAAPPSKRQCRSLSFSDEFSGFRSSWRPQGSRVWTAVEKRRCHSGGSVRGAGGLSGGHYPAMQRSSSFSLPSHISTPGDGGLDLPFFNQRLPLHPEFTASPTSPCLRHISSQQHFVRPLSLSHEQISLPELQSEEASEASSPDSTPELGRRASQRVGASGCLSRSKSQPCVLNDKKIGMKRRRPEDVQEQRPSLDLAKMTQKLQTFQSLSCPGFSSNDSCQSSFPPPSSDSFTQSESDFTAVSDLGLTPRQEMSCEEDSSCEELDSDSACSVDSPPGSPVGIVQGKLALWKGECGTQRDIFQLGGELDLDQIERN; this comes from the exons ATGGTGATCATTTTCTCAAAGACACTGGAAAAGAAGAAGGGTGTCAATAATGTAAGGGCCAGTCACGTCGAAAGTCGGCTG CGTGAGCTCCACACCATGAGCAGAGGGACGACCCTCTTCTCCTGTGGAACTGGGG AGGCTGACAGGTGGTTGAACCTGGGCAGAAGCTGCGGCCGTCAGCAGAATGTTCCCTGCCAGTCCGGTTCAAGTCTGGACAGATTGTGGGATGTGACGCCTGAGCTGAGAAGCCCGCACTGGTCCAAGGATCCGGGCAGCGCCACCACAATAACGAGTCTGATTAGAGATCTCGACCTCAGTGATGGCAACAACCCCCACGCCATTTCATCCGCTGCCGACCTCACCGCTACGGCCGCTAGCCTTGCTCCCGCTGCCCCGCCAAGCAAACGCCAGTGTCGCTCCCTGTCCTTCTCTGATGAGTTCAGCGGCTTCCGCTCGTCCTGGAGACCCCAGGGCTCCAGAGTGTGGACGGCTGTGGAGAAACGCAGATGTCACAGTGGGGGGAGTGTGCGAGGAGCTGGAGGGTTATCCGGTGGGCATTACCCCGCCATGCAGCGCAGCTCCAGCTTCAGTTTACCTTCTCACATCAGCACCCCTGGAGATGGAGGCCTGGACTTGCCATTTTTTAACCAGCGACTTCCTCTTCACCCCGAGTTCACAGCTTCTCCTACCTCTCCCTGCTTACGCCACATATCCAGCCAGCAGCACTTTGTCAGACCTCTTTCCCTTTCCCATGAGCAGATAAGCCTTCCAGAGCTCCAAAGCGAGGAAGCATCAGAGGCCAGTTCCCCAGACTCCACCCCTGAGTTAGGCCGGCGAGCTAGCCAGAGAGTCGGGGCCTCAGGTTGTCTGTCAAGAAGCAAGTCTCAGCCATGcgttttaaatgacaaaaagatTGGCATGAAGCGCAGAAGACCAGAAGATGTCCAGGAGCAGCGACCCTCCTTGGACTTGGCAAAGATGACCCAG AAACTTCAGACTTTTCAGAGCTTGAGCTGCCCGGGTTTCTCATCCAACGACAGCTGCCAATCAAGCTTCCCCCCACCGTCCTCTGATTCTTTCACTCAGTCAGAATCAGATTTCACTGCTGTGTCTGACCTGGGACTGACGCCACGTCAGGAGATGTCATGTGAGGAGGATTCTTCGTGTGAGGAACTGGATAGCGACTCAGCTTGCAGCGTGGACTCTCCTCCTGGGTCTCCTGTAGGCATTGTTCAGGGTAAACTCGCCCTCTGGAAGGGCGAATGCGGGACACAGAGGGACATTTTCCAGCTCGGAGGTGAGCTGGATCTGGACCAGATCGAAAGAAACTGA